The Cellulomonas oligotrophica sequence CACCCAGTCTGCGCGTGCACGCGCTCCTGACCGACGCGGGTGCACGCGTCACCGTCGTGGACCCGGTGATCGCCGCACCCGCGCACGGCGACGTCCGCGTGCTGCGGGGGATCGCCGAGGTAGAGCTCGGCGACGTCGACCTCGCGATCCTCGTGACCGACCACGACGACATCGACTACGCGGCGCTGGTCGCCGCCGGTGTGCCCGTCGTCGATACGCGCAACCGGCTGACCGGCACCTCGGTCGTCACTATCTGAGAGAGGTACGCCTCATGCGGATCACAAGCATTTCCGTCACGCCCGTCGCGGTGCAGGACCCTCCGCTGCTCAACTCCGAGGGCGTGCACCAGACCCACGCGTTGCGCTCGATCATCAAGATGACGGCCGACGACGGCTCGGTCGGGTGGGGCGAGACGTACGGCGATGACATCATGCTGCGTTGGCTGGGGGCCGTCGCCGAGCGGCTCGTCGGCATCGACGTCCTGGACGTCCACCGCATCGAGGCGGTTGTGGACGCCGAGCTCGACGCCGGTGTCCACGAGGAGGTTGCTGCCGCTCCGGCGGGAGCCGGCTATCCGATGGCAGACGCGGCGTCGGCGAAGACCCGTGCCGCGGTCCTGTCCGCCTTCGAGGTGCCATGCCTGGACCTCATCGGCAAGTCGCTCGGCGTGCCCGTCTCGGCGCTCCTCGGGGGTGCTCGCCGCGACCGCGTGGACTACAGCGCCTATCTGTTCTACAAGTGGGCCGAGCACCCCGGGCGGCCCTACGCGGCCGACTCGTGGGGCGAGGTGCTGGACGCCGCGGCGATGGTCGGCGAGGCGCGGCGCATGGTCGACGAGTATGGCTTCCGCTCGCTCAAGGTCAAGGGTGGCGTGCTAACCCCGGCGGAAGAGGTCGAGACCGTACGCGCGCTGCGCGCCGAGTTCCCGACGCTGCCGATTCGGATCGACCCGAACGCGGCGTGGACCGTGGACGTCGCCGTCGCCGTCGGCGAGGCGCTCGAGGGTGACCTCGAGTACCTCGAGGACCCGGTCGCCGGCACCGCTGCCATGGCGGAGGTCGCCCGTCGGGTGAAGATGCCGCTCGCCACGAACATGTGCGTGACCGCGTTCGAGGACCTCCCCGAGGCTGTGCGGGAGGGGGCCCCACAGGTGATCTTGTCGGACCACCACTTCTGGGGAGGGCTGCGCCGTTCCGTGCAGCTCGACACTCTGTGCCACACGTTCGGGATCGAGTTGTCGATGCACTCGAACACGCATCTCGGGATCAGCCTCGCGGCGATGACCCACTTCGGCGCGGTGTCGAGATCGCTCGCGTACTCGTGCGACACGCACACCCCCTGGCAGACGGAGGACGTCCTCGCCGCTGAGACCCCGTTGCGATTCGAGGGCGGCGCGGTGCGAGTACCGACGGCGCCCGGGCTGGGGATCGAGGTCGACGAGGACGCCGTGGCCCGGCTTCACCAGCAGTGGCGCGAGTGCGGCGTGCGGACGCGGGACGACGTCACGCCGATGCGCGCCGTCGACCCGACCTGGACCGGCGACGTCCCGCGGTTCACGACTCTCTGAGGAGGAGGTTTGCGAACCGACAACGCTCGCGTCCTGGTCGTCGGCGGAGGGCGGCACCTACAGTCTGAGTTGCGGCGCGCCCATTCCGGCCTGCGGACGGTCGTCCTGTGCCGCGCCTCCGGTCTCGGGCTCGTGCCCGAGCCGGCGGCGAACGACTTCGTCGGGGTGCTGCCGGACGACGCCCCGGTGTCGACGTGGGTCGCCGCGGCGCGGGCGCTCCGTCAGGTATGGCGGTACGAGCGGGTCGCCGCTCTGGCGGAGATCGACCAGGACAAGGCGGCAGCCATCGCCCAGGATGCAGGGCTGGACTACCACGCGCCGGAGCTCGTCGAGGTCGTGAACGACAAGCACCGGATGCGCGCGGTCCTTGCGCAGAGTGGACTGACCCGCGTCCGGGCCGAGATGCCCACGGACGCTGACGCCGCCGTAGCCGCGGCGGGTCGGCTCGGGCTCCCCGTCGTGGTGAAGCCGAACGGCGGCCGCGGCAGCGCCGGGGTCAGCATCGTGCGCAGCCCGGACGAGGTCCGCGACGCGTTCGCCCTGGCGGCGCGCCTCGGTGCCGACGTGGGCGAGCATGGCGCCTGCCTGCAGGTCACACCCCCGATGCTCGAGCAGTTCGTCGCCGGGCCGGAGTTCAGCGTCGAGTGCTTCACGATCGACGGCAACCACCACGTTGCGGCGGTCACCGAGAAGTTCGTCGACGAGCGGACTCACGTCGAGGTCGGGCACCTCGTGCCCGCCCGGGTGGACCCCGACGCCCACGAGCTGATCGTCCGCTATACCGAGTCCGTCCTCACGGCCCTCGGCGTCACGTGGGGTGTGACGCACACCGAGGTGATCCTGGCGCCCGACGGCCCCGAGATCGTCGAGACGCACCTCCGCAAGGCGGGTGACGAGATCCTCGAGCTCGTGCGCGATTGCACCGGGTGGGACCTCGACGCTGCCACGGTCCTGCAGGCCGGTGGTGGACAGGTCGAGGCGCCGCCTTGGGATGTCGATGACGCCCGACGTGGGCGCCACTACCAGCGCTGCGCGGCAGTCTGGTACGCGGCGGCAGACGGTCCCGGGACGCTCGTCAACGTGCACGGCCTCGACGAGGTCGCTACCGCGCCCGACGTGCGTGACGCGCGCCAGTTGGTCGCGACCGGGGCCGAGGTCGAGGCACTGACCTCCTCGCTCAGCCGGGTCGTTCGCGTCCGCACGGTCGGGGCGGACCCGGACGCCACGGTGAGCCGGGCACAGGCGCAGGTGGGCCGCGTCCGCATCGAGGTGGTTGCGCGGTGACGACCGACGCGATCTCCCCGCTGGTCACCGGCGGAGCCGACCCGCTGCGGTCCCCGGCCTACCTCGATTTCGCCGCGCGGCACCTCGCCGGCCGCGTCCGTGTGCACCGGTGCGCCGCGCCGAACGACGGTTTGGCGGTCGCGCATGAGTACCCCGACCGGATCCCGCTGACGTTCGACCTCGCCGCCCACGTTCGAGCCGTCGGAGTCGACGCGAGCGGCCTCGGCGCGCGTTGGCTTGTCCTCAGCACGCCGCTGCGATTCCGCCCGACCCTGTTCGGCGCTGACGGCGCCGCCGCGCTGGCGGGTCTGATCGACCGCGCACGTGCCGACGGGCTGGACGGGGTCGTCATGCCCTGGGTGCCGAACGACGACCATCAGCTCAGCTCGATCTTGCGCGACCAGGGTTTCATCGAGTCCTTCTACGACGCCGACTGGTCGGTACGGACGGCAGACCACGAGTCCCTCGACTCCTTGCTCGACGCGATGCCCCGCGGCCCACGCAAGCGGTTCGTGAACGACCGCAACCACTTCGTCGCGCACGGCTGCACGGTCCGCGGGTGGAGCGCAGACGACGCCGCCGACGTCGCGCGCATGCACCGCGAGTTCATGACCGACCAGGGCCACCCCGGTCCCGAGCTCGCCGACACCGCGGCCGCAGCTTTCGCCGGGCTGCCCGGCGGACGCGTGGATATCGCGGTCGACGCCCAGGGTCGGCGGCTCGCCTTCGTGATGTCGTTGTTCGGCGATGATTCCCACGTGCTGCGATGGGGCCGGCACCGCACGTCGGACGACGCCCGGGTCTACGCCAATCTCGGCTACCTGCACCCCCTGGAACTGGCGGTGCGCACCGGCGCGCAACGCGTCTGGTTCGGCAAGAGCGCGCACCGGTTCAAGCTGCTCCGGGGCATGACCCCGACGACCGCGTCCGTGTTCGCGCTCGGACTGTCCGGGCACGGACGGATGCGCACCGCCCTCGCTGCCGCAGGCGAGGCGTACCGCGCCCGGTTCGAGGAGCTGACGACCCTGTGAGCGCGACCGTCGTCGTCGGCGCCGGGGTCGCCGGCCGCGAGCTGCACGCAAGGCCCGTGTCGCGTGCCGTTCCCGGCCGACCGATCGTGCTGGTCGACCCGCGTCTGCCGTCGGGGCACGGCACTGCTCCCCACCTCGACGCGCTGCCCGACCACGTGGACCTGCGCGACGCCGTGGTCCATGTCTGCACACCGACCGATCTGCACGTGACGACGCTGCTCGACGTGGTCGACCGCGGAGCACGCCGCGTGGTGCTGGAGAAGCCGCTCGCCACGACCTCAGACGATCTGGACCGCCTGGCTACGTGCATCGAGCGCACGCCCGACGTCCGCGTCAGACCGGTCGCCGTCTGGCCGCACGCCGCCGCGATCGACGACCTGCGGGCGGTGGTGGGTGCGGCGACCCCGCGCCAGCTCGCGGAGGGGCGGATGGTGATGGTCCAGACCAAGCAGCGACGTTCCGACTCGCTGGCCGGACGCGGCGGCGGGCAGGACGCGTTCGACGTGGAGCTGCCGCACATGGTGCTGCTGGCCGTACACCTGCTCGGCCCGGTCGTCGAGCTGGAGAGGTCCAGTGCGCGGTCCGCGGCGTGGATGCCGGAGCTGCCGGCCTCCGGCGGGGCGACCGTGCGCCTGCGGCACGGCTCGGGTGCCGTGTCGACGCTCGTGACCCGTCTCGACTCGTCCGGCCGACGCCGTCACGTGACCGTCGCGATGGGAAGGCGGTGGCGTCGCGTCCATCTGCCCGTCGACCGGCACCACCCGTGGTCGCTCACGACGGGCCCCGACGGGACGATCGTGCGCCGTACGGAGAGCCCCCTGGACCGATTCTTCGTCGAGGCGTACAGCCTGCTCACCGGGCCGGGGCCGCACGCACGGCCGACCGTCTCGCTGCAGGAGCACCTACACGCCGCACGGACCTGCCTGCAAGCCCGCTCGCTCGCCGGCCGAGACGGGAGCACGCCCTCATGAACGTCGACTTCTACACTGCACACCGCGGCATGGAGAGTGACCGCGACAGGCTCGGCGCACTCCTGCGGGCGAGCGTCAGCGACCCCGGGCAGGTTCTCGACGACCTGGAGGCCGAGGTCCGACGCCGCACCGGCGCCGGGCATGCCGTCCTGTGCAACTCCGGCACGGACGCGCTCGTCGCGCTGCTGCTCGCCGCCGGGATCGGGCCCGGTGACGAGGTTGTCGTGCCGGCGTACAGCTTCTTCGCAACGGCGTCCTGCGTCGTGCACGCCGGGGCCACGCCCGTGTTCGCCGACATCGACCCCCGCACGTACGCACTGACGGCCGAGACCGTCCGGCCGGTCCTGACCGAGCGGACCGCCGCGGTGCTGGTGGTACACCTGTTCCACCAGACGGCCGACACCGAACCGCTGGTGAGGCTGACCGCAGAGCACGGTGTCCTCCTGCTCGAGGACAGCGCGGAGGCGGTCGGGATGAGTCGACACGGCGTGCACGCGGGGCTCCTCGGCGCGGGCGGCGTGCTGTCGTTCTTCCCGACGAAGACCTGGGGCGCACTCGGCGACTGCGGTGTCCTCGTGACGGACGACCCGCAGCTCGCGGCGCGCGCCCGCGCCGCCGTCTCCGTCGGCGATCCCACGGCGGGATGGCCCAGCGCACCGGACGCGGTCCAGGCGGCCGTGCTCCTGGCGCGCGCACCCCGCCTCGACGACGAGATCGCGCACCGCCAGCAGCTCGCGAACCTGTACGGGACGCTGCTCGCGCACGTCCACCAGGTGACTGCGCCGCGAGTCGTAGCGCCGCCGGAAGTCGCGGAGCCGGTCTGGTACGTCTACCTGGTGGAGGCGGAGCGGCGTGACGCCCTCGCCGAGCACCTGGCTCGGCACGGGATCGGCACGGAGGTCTACTACCCCCGGGCGCTGCCTGACCAGCCGTGCCTCGCCGCGGACGCCGTCGCGCAGGTGCCCGTAGCCCGGGCGGCTGCGACGAGGGCCCTCGCCCTTCCTCTCTACGCCGACCTCACGCCGGACGACGTCCGGCGTGTGGTGCGGCATGTTGTCGACTTCTACGCCAC is a genomic window containing:
- a CDS encoding enolase C-terminal domain-like protein, encoding MHQTHALRSIIKMTADDGSVGWGETYGDDIMLRWLGAVAERLVGIDVLDVHRIEAVVDAELDAGVHEEVAAAPAGAGYPMADAASAKTRAAVLSAFEVPCLDLIGKSLGVPVSALLGGARRDRVDYSAYLFYKWAEHPGRPYAADSWGEVLDAAAMVGEARRMVDEYGFRSLKVKGGVLTPAEEVETVRALRAEFPTLPIRIDPNAAWTVDVAVAVGEALEGDLEYLEDPVAGTAAMAEVARRVKMPLATNMCVTAFEDLPEAVREGAPQVILSDHHFWGGLRRSVQLDTLCHTFGIELSMHSNTHLGISLAAMTHFGAVSRSLAYSCDTHTPWQTEDVLAAETPLRFEGGAVRVPTAPGLGIEVDEDAVARLHQQWRECGVRTRDDVTPMRAVDPTWTGDVPRFTTL
- a CDS encoding ATP-grasp domain-containing protein; the protein is MRTDNARVLVVGGGRHLQSELRRAHSGLRTVVLCRASGLGLVPEPAANDFVGVLPDDAPVSTWVAAARALRQVWRYERVAALAEIDQDKAAAIAQDAGLDYHAPELVEVVNDKHRMRAVLAQSGLTRVRAEMPTDADAAVAAAGRLGLPVVVKPNGGRGSAGVSIVRSPDEVRDAFALAARLGADVGEHGACLQVTPPMLEQFVAGPEFSVECFTIDGNHHVAAVTEKFVDERTHVEVGHLVPARVDPDAHELIVRYTESVLTALGVTWGVTHTEVILAPDGPEIVETHLRKAGDEILELVRDCTGWDLDAATVLQAGGGQVEAPPWDVDDARRGRHYQRCAAVWYAAADGPGTLVNVHGLDEVATAPDVRDARQLVATGAEVEALTSSLSRVVRVRTVGADPDATVSRAQAQVGRVRIEVVAR
- a CDS encoding Gfo/Idh/MocA family oxidoreductase translates to MSATVVVGAGVAGRELHARPVSRAVPGRPIVLVDPRLPSGHGTAPHLDALPDHVDLRDAVVHVCTPTDLHVTTLLDVVDRGARRVVLEKPLATTSDDLDRLATCIERTPDVRVRPVAVWPHAAAIDDLRAVVGAATPRQLAEGRMVMVQTKQRRSDSLAGRGGGQDAFDVELPHMVLLAVHLLGPVVELERSSARSAAWMPELPASGGATVRLRHGSGAVSTLVTRLDSSGRRRHVTVAMGRRWRRVHLPVDRHHPWSLTTGPDGTIVRRTESPLDRFFVEAYSLLTGPGPHARPTVSLQEHLHAARTCLQARSLAGRDGSTPS
- a CDS encoding DegT/DnrJ/EryC1/StrS family aminotransferase gives rise to the protein MESDRDRLGALLRASVSDPGQVLDDLEAEVRRRTGAGHAVLCNSGTDALVALLLAAGIGPGDEVVVPAYSFFATASCVVHAGATPVFADIDPRTYALTAETVRPVLTERTAAVLVVHLFHQTADTEPLVRLTAEHGVLLLEDSAEAVGMSRHGVHAGLLGAGGVLSFFPTKTWGALGDCGVLVTDDPQLAARARAAVSVGDPTAGWPSAPDAVQAAVLLARAPRLDDEIAHRQQLANLYGTLLAHVHQVTAPRVVAPPEVAEPVWYVYLVEAERRDALAEHLARHGIGTEVYYPRALPDQPCLAADAVAQVPVARAAATRALALPLYADLTPDDVRRVVRHVVDFYATEDPS